The Nitrospinota bacterium nucleotide sequence ATTTGGGAAATAAATTCGGTATCTTCTCCTTCATTCTGGGGGAAGGAAAGAACATCGGTTGCGGTGTCAATATTTCGATATTGATGGTTCAGTTGGCGAATTTTTGCGTCGTCCACGATCAGAATACTGAGTTCATCATCATGGCATTCCAATGTTTGTAAAATTTTTTTGACTTGCCTTTTAAATTTCGCGGTATCGACTGTGTGAATCTCTTGATCGTTTTGGATTTGAATATCCATGCGAGATATTTTTCCCTGATATGGGTTGGCTCTGGTTTTAGAAATGAAATGCGCCAGTGTTCCTGAAAAATAAATTCGGAAATATCGAGGGTGATGGAGGCAATTATTTGGGACTGTCACCCTTGTCGTAAGCCCGGATGATTTTTTTTACAAGTTCGTGCCGGACCACATCTTTTTCGGTAAAATAGATGAACTGAATCTCTTCAATATCCTGCAAAAGTTTTTCCACATGAATCAGACCGGAGTCGCGGGCGCTCGAAAGGTCGATTTGTGTGACATCGCCTGTCACCACAATTTTAGACCGGAACCCAAGGCGGGTTAAAAACATTTTCATTTGTTCGCGGGTGGAGTTTTGCGCTTCATCGAGGATAATAAACGCATCGTTTAGCGTTCGCCCGCGCATATAGGCCAGAGGAGCGATTTCGATGATTCCATCCTGAACCATCTGCAACACCTGGCTGGCTTCCAACATGTCATTCAAGGCATCGTAAAGCGGCATCAGGTAGGGATGGATCTTCTCCGAGATATCTCCCGGCAAAAAGCCCAGTTTTTCTCCGGCTTCTACAGCAGGACGCACCAGAACAATTTTTTTAAACTGGTTTTTGAGCAGACCTTCCACGGCGAGAGCCACTGCCAGATAGGTTTTTCCCGTCCCCGCCGGACCGATGGCAAATATAATATCTTTCTGCTTGGCCGCCTTTATAAACTCGCTTTGGGCAGAACCTTTGGGGGAAATGTAGCCTCGACCGGGAGACAAGACCACCCGTTCGGTAAAGATCGATTTTAAATCGACATTGGGATCATCGGCAATCAAGCGAATGGCGAACTTGATATCCCCGTTTTGCGGCGGTGTTTGCCCTTCAAACAATTCCTGTAGTTGGGCCAGGAGTCGATTGACGGTTTCTATGGAATCTGGAGAGCCTGTAACTTTGACCTGGTTGCCACGGGTGGTGATACGAACGTTGAACTTCTTTTCTATCAGCTTGAGGTTGACGTCATGCGTTCCAAAAATATCTGGAATCAGATCGTTATTTTCAATTATTATTTCTTTGGTGGTGGGGGCCAAGCGAAGTTTGTCTATCCTATAGAGGGTGAGTAAAAATATCCATTGGTCAGGATCGATTCCCCTGAGGGCGAATCAGGCTTAAAAATTCACTGCGAGTTCTGGCATCGGACTTGAAACACCTGAGCATGGAGCTGGTGGTGGTGTAGGAGCTTTGTTTTTCAACTCCCCGCATGGACATGCATAAATGCATGGCTTCAATAACCACTCCCACGCCCTTGGGCTGCAAAATTTCCTCAAGACATTCGGCAATCTGCTTGGTCAAGCGTTCCTGCACTTGCAATCTGCGGCTGAAAGCATCTACGATGCGGGGAACTTTGCTCAACCCGATGATCTTGCCTTTGGGCAGATAGGCAACGTGACATTTTCCCAGAAACGGCAACATGTGGTGTTCGCACAAGCTGTAAATGTCGATGTCTTTAATGATGACCATCTCGTCATAATCTTCCTGGTAAAGGGCACCGTTTACCAGTTCGTCTATATTTGTCCTATACCCACTGGTCAAAAATTTCAGGGATTTTTCAACTCTTTCCGGGGTATTTTGGAGACCTTCGCGTGATGGGTCTTCTCCCAAGTCTACCAGCAGTTTTGCTATCAGGTCTTTCATATCAATTTCCACGGTAGACGACATAGTTTCGCTCGGATTCATAAAGTTTCAGCTCATGTAAAGTGCCGTTATCAATTTTTGACTCCAGGAGTTCCCAGAATTTGATGGCAATATTTTCAGCAGTGGGAATCACGTCTTTCATAAAGTCGACATCCATATTGAAGTTCTTATGGTCCACTTTGTCGATAATTTCCCAATGGATCAATTTCTTAAGGGTTTTCAAGTCCAGCACCATCCCTGTATCCGGGTCGATGTCCCCCTTGACCGTTACCTCCAGAACATAATTGTGACCGTGGCCATTAGGGTTGTTACACAACCCGAAAGTTTCTTCATTCTCCCTGTCGGAAAATTTGGGATTGAAAAGGCGGTGGCTGGCGCAGAATTCCAGACGTCGGGTAATATATATCATAGGAAAAAATATTGAAGGGATAGGGGAGGAAAGTTTATTTCAGGTACTTTCTTTTATTATCGGTGGAATAAAATCCCGGCCCATACAAATGAAAGTTCATTTGGTTAAAGCATTTATGTAGAGGTCCCCCACATTCTTCGCATTTGCTAATGGGTTCGTCATTCACTTTTTGCAAAAATTCAAAGTTTTTTTTGCACTTGTCGCATTGGTACTCATACATCGGCATTGGAAAAACCTCTCGATAATTAAATTTAGACCGAGCTCTATGAACGCCCTAATTCAAATGCGGAACTTGGTCATTGGGAATAAGCGATCCATTCCAGAAAATCTCTTTTCTGGAGTTGCCTCCCCGAAAAACATCCAGAGTTTTGGGAATGTTTATTTTCATTCCCTCCAAATCGAATACGGACGACGGAAGCGTGAGACCCCATTCAGGGTCAAACACTCCGATCAACATTCTCGATGGCGTCATCACCTGAATGACCATGAATTTTTCTATGGAATACTTTTTTTGTATTTCCAAAGGCATCATAAAGGTTTCATTTTCGCCCTTAGAGCCATAGCGCATGACAGCCTTACCGGAATCAAGCTTTTCAAATACAATGGACTTAAAAAACTCTTCCAACTCCACAAAAATATTCTCTTTTGGAAATACTACAATACCAAAGTCTTCGTTGTTTTTGTAGAGCTGGTATTCATGACCCGAACCCGCAGAGGCGGGAATAACCCCAAGCCAAAATAATAAAACTATAATGTAAGGTATCTTTTTCATATTATTTGGATGGGTAAGACCCTTAGAGGATTCCCGCTTTTTTCTGTAAAGTTTATAGTTTATTGAAATTTATGGAAAAATCTCAGTTTGGCTGAAGAAAAATGGAACCTCAAAGGCCGCATTTTCCGGGGAATCCGATCCGTGAACCGAATTTTCCTCCAAACTGATTCCAAATTCTTTGCGGATGGTTCCTTCGGCGGCATCCGCCGGGTTGGTGGCTCCCATGAGCTCTCTCCATCCTAATATGGCATTTTCATGTTCCAGCACCATCAAGATTACAGGGCCTGAACTCATAAAAGTGCACAAACTGTCGTAAAACGGTCGGTCTTTATGTACATAATAGAACCTCGCCGCAACGCTTTTTGGTAACAGAGCGCGTTTAATCCCCACCACTCTGAACCCATTAGATTCGATCCGATCTGTTATTTTTCCAATGAGATTCCGGTAAACTCCGTCGGGTTTAATCATTGCCAGTGTTCTTTCCATTTAGAATGTCCTTAAGTTATGAGTCAAGGTTGGTAAAAAAAAAAGGTATTTGAGCTCAACCGGCTCAAATACCTTTTTGATAGCAATGGAATTATCGCACGACAATACCGGTTTTCTTAATAACAAAACCTTCATCAAGTGAGTCGATCCACCTCATCTTTATGGCATGGTTCTTGGCGATTTCATCGCAGATATAAACGCAGATCTCACAGGACTTACAGCGATCAACAGAGATATAAGCCGACTTGTCGGCATCACTATAATTGATGCAATTCGATTCGGGACAGTATGTGGTGCAAAGGGAACAGTTCTTTGATGAACAAATGGCCTTGTCAACTTCAGCAACGTAGTACATGGTTTCTCCAAATAAAAATATTAAGCCACCCCGGCAGCAGCGTGTTGTTCTTTAGTGAGTTCTATGTACTTAGCGTCTGGATGCGCAAAACCATTGTCCATCATATACTTGTAGCTGGCTTCAAGGGTTTTCATATTGGCTTCCATGAGCTTCGCTTTTTTGGCGAACTTTTTCTCGATGGCGCTGTCAAGCGCGGCGGTTCCCCCGGATACGACGATTCCTTTACCGATGAATCGGTCCTTAACGGATGCGGCAAGCGATCCCAGATCCGGTATCCCGAAAACAGCTGCAACGGCGCCACACATGGCCATATTCGTGGCCAATTCGGTTTTTGCAACTTCGTTGGCGATCTCAGTTGCCGGGAGATAATAGACTTTAGCATCCATATTATCCATTTCCTTTTGCTCATCCCTGCTAAAAGGAATCGGCGTCCGGCTGTTGATAATGATAATGCCGTCTTTTTTCAGACCCGTATAAAACGGCATGGTGTAGGATTTCCCCAAGGTGATAACCGAGGGATGGAAAATCATAATGACGTTCGGGAAAATGATCTCGCCGATTTCATAAATGACTTCATTGGAAATCCTGACATAGCTTTCTACTGGTGCGTTCCGTTTCTCTGAACCAAAAAATGGAACGAGAGAGCTGTGCCCGCCAGAAATAACAACTGCGTTACTGATGATATGGGACGCTGTGACCACACCCTGGCCTCCGATCCCTGCCATGCGAACGTTATAGCGTTTAACAGCCATAATTACCTGTCTCCTTTAATTTTTATCTTTTTTATCTTTTTTGGCTTTTGCTTCAAGATCTTTCAAAAACTCTTTGGCTCGATCAGAGATGATCTCTTCAAACCCATAACGGTCCTTTTCAATTTCAAAGGCGTCTTTCATAACATCAGGAGTGGGGATGGAATACTCAATGTTGCAGGAAGTATACGCCTGCACATAGGTGGCCCCAAATTCCCTGGCGATCAGAATTGCACGCCGGATGGTACGGGCAACGCGCGCCGGATTGGTCGGTGCGAGGCGAGCGATGTAATCGAGCTTGGCGACCTTGGCTAAACCCATCATGTCCATTTTTTCGTCTTTTTTTCCGCGGGGAGCCATTTTGAGCACTTTACCCTGGATGGTCATGCCGCTTTCCTGTCCACCGGTGTTACCGTAAACTTCGTTGTCGAGCAGGACGGTGGCAAACTTTTCATGGCGGAACCAACTGTGCATCAAGCCCTGGAATCCAATGTCCACGAGCCCGCCATCGCCGGCGCAGACCACAACATCTTTAAACTGATTAGGAAAACGAAGTTCCAGGCCCCGTTTCAGGCCGGAGGCTACAGCGTTGGTATCGCCATAGTTGCCATAAACAAAGGGAACCGAAGCCTGGGAAAGAGCCAAGCGACCACAACCTGCTGTTCCCACGACAATCGTGTGTTCCGGATTGGGCATGCCAATGTACATCAACCGGATAAACAAAGTCATGGCACAGCCTGCACACATGGGATGTTCTTCAATGATTTCCTTGAATTTCCCCATGTCGGTCACTTTTTTATTCTTGCCATAGGGGCCGTGATCAACGAGATCTTTGTATTCAATTGGAAGAAATTCTTTTAAAGCTGGAGAAGGTATTAAGGTTTCAAAAGACATGATTTCATCCTCTATATATGTAGCAAATTATTTAATTAGGAAATTGAGTCAATCTCAAAACTATTGTTGCAATGATACACCTTTTACAAACAATTTTAACTAAAATCACTTCAATTTGATTGCCTTCAGGAGTATTCCGGCAATCAAGCAGAATAATTCAGCGTTTTATTAAAAAGAGCATTAAATGCCCAATTCCTTAAAATCTAGGAATTTTGTTTTCTCGCTTCCGCCAACCATTCCAAAACCATTTCGGTTGGCATGGTCATGCCGCCATAAACTCTTGGTCCGGCGGAGATGATTGCGTCACAATTGCCATAAAGAGTTGCACAGACTTCTTTGTGCAACCAGCCCGCTTGGTTGAATTCTGGAATCAGAATACGCTTGGCATTCTTTAAGGTCTCAATCAGTTCAGCTCTTGGGAAGGGGCGAATGGATTTGATTTTAATCAGCCCGACTGTTCGCCCTTGTTCAGCCTCCTGGCGCATGGCTTCCCGTGCCTGGGAAACTGCGGACCCGGAAGCTATGATGAAATCTTCAGCTTCTGGGTTAATTATCTCCACCAACCCGCCCAGATACTTCCTCAAATATTTAGCGGAACGCTCCACAGCGGCAAAAACTTCCTGCTGCCAACTGGAGTGCATGTGATAACTGATGAAGTTACTTTTCTGAATTGGCGCGTCCCGAGAGAGACGAGCGGGAGGATTCTCATTGTCCATTGCAGGCACAGCGGATTTCCAACCATCTCTTGGCGGTAATTTGTATTCTTCAGGAGTTATGGAAACCTGTCCCCGTGCGTGAGTAACAAAAAATCCATCCACGGATACAACAACGGGTAAGGTGACGTCCACCTTTTCGGAGACGATAAATGCGACCAGAGGATAATCGTAGAAATCCTGCTGGTTCTCAGCGTGTAACAGGATGATGCCCGTGTTGATTAGAAAGGACATTTCGATATTGTCCGGCTGAATCGCCAAAGGGGTGTTGATGACCCGGCACATGTCCAGCAGGACAATAGGAACTCTCGCACCCGGCCAGGAGCTGATCGCTTCCATGCCGCGCATGAGGCCCGGTCCGGCAGTGGCGGTGAGAGTTCTGACTCCGGCACGAGAGGCGCCCGCGCAGGCTGAAAAAACGCCGATTTCTTCTTCGCCGCGATAATATTCTTTGATATATCCCTCATCATAAAGATAGCCCGCCTGTTGCATGGTTTCACTTTGTGGCGTGATGGGGTAGGAAATGGCGATATCAACATTGGCCCTGCGAATCGATTCGCGGGCGGCTTCACTTCCTGTGATGAACAGTGTTTCTCGCGGAAGCTTGAAGAACATTTCTTCTGGAGTGACTATTTTTTGTTTATCCCCTAGAGGTACCCAATCTACAGGTTTACCTTCCGCTTGGGCTGTTAGGTTGGACATGCTATGTCTCCTGGAAAATCGTTTTTTCTGACGGCAGAGTTTTACTTGCAACTGCCGAAACATAAATTAACTTAATTTATACTTGTAACTCTATGATTTATTTAGCTTTATCTTTGACAGAGCCAAACCGCAATTTCGCTTGTAAAAAGAACCCAATAGTAAATAACAAACACAAGCCCTGTCAAGTGTTAACCTGCCTCGAAGTGCCTTTTTAGGACTTGTTATCTTCTGGCAACATATTTTCCAACAAACTCAGTTCGTCGAAATAGCCAAATGCCTTTTGCAGGAATTCATTCAAGGTTTTATCGTTATAAAATTTCAAAGTCTTATCGGTCAACTCTGTGGTATGGCAAACCTCGTATTCCATAGGTTTTTCATTTACGTACTTGATAACGTCCACTTCCCAGTGAATATTTGATATGTTTTCCTGGGGTTTGCTGATGGCGGTCAGGCCATAATCGTTTACTTTATACAGGAATTGCACGCCTCCCAACCCGTTGGGCTCGGCACGATTTAAAAGCAGATACTCTTGGGTAATCATTTATTTCTTCCTTATATTGGTTAATCACGTCCTTTTTGAAAGTTTGTGAACTAAAGGTGTGTTCTAATATAGCCTAAATTGAACGATTTGCATAAATTTTATGGTGTTTTGATAAGTCCAAATGGATTTATCGGAATCCTACATAGGTATAAAAACAGAATATTGGCAATTAAAATTTTTATAGGAAAAAACTATGTCCCCCATTGAATTAAGTGATCCTGCCAAGATAGAAGAGTTTTTGACTAAGATCCAGTTGACAGGAAAAGGGTTCACCACGGACTGCCTTTTATTGGACGCTTATGATGCCGGTTTGGATTATCCGGATTATTTAAAAGCCGAGGGGGAAGATCCGGATGCAAGTTATGGGGATGAGTCTCCCGCCTGGGCGAAATATCACATGCGCCAGGGAAAACGAGTGTTTATGGTTTATGGCGGGGAAGGCAAGGATAGAAGGACGCATTTTTCGGAAACACCTTAAATTTGTTTAACTAACTATTTTTCAGTCAATTTAAGTGATTTTGCACGATGGCGTCGCTTAAAAGGTTCACACGATGATATCGTTTCGTAAATTCCTTTTCAGGGGATAAAAATAATGGATTTTGATAAAGAAACTCAAGTACGAATTCTGCAGGTGGCCGCTGGTCGGGAAGATGGAAAGACCTTTGAAGAACTCGATGAGCGTATTGCTCATATCATGGACCTGCATCCGGAATTCGATGAAATCTGGAAACAAGGGGAACTGGCGACCTATCCTCAGGAAATCAACGGAAAAGTCGTCAGTCCATTTGTACACACCGTTTTACATGTAACGGTTGACAGGCAGATCACCCTTGGGCAGCCCGAATTCGTTCCCGAAGCCTATAACCGGCTCATCGATCAAGGGATGGAGGAGCATCACGCCCTGCATGCCGTTATGAGTATTTATGCGGAGCTTCATTTTGCGAATTTACGCAAGGGCCAGCAGTTTGATACGCTTGACTACCAGAGCCGATTGCAATATCTGTCCTATGAAGATTCTGGTTCAGAGGGCGAAGGGTGATTTGGTGGACAACGGTTAAAATTTTTTGGAGGTTGTTGTGAGCAAACAGATTTCGAAACTAGATGAACCGCTTAAAGAATTCATAACAAATCAGCATATATTTTTCGTAGGGACGGCGGGAGTGGAGGGTCGGGTGAATATTTCCCCGAAGGGCATGGACTCATTGCGAGTGATCGACTCTAAAAAAATAGTGTGGTTGAATTACACGGGAAGCGGGAATGAAACCGCGGCGCATGTCCTGGAATGCCAGCGTATGACTCTCCTGTTTTGTGCTTTTGAAGGCAAGCCGCAGATCTTGCGTGTCTACGGAAAGGCGAGGGCGGTCCATCCTCACGATGCGGAGTGGGAAACATTGCTTGGTCTTTTCCCGGCGCTACCAGGAGCGCGGCAGATATTTTCGCTGGATATCGAGAGCGTGGCCACGTCCTGCGGTTACAGTGTGCCTTTTTATGAATACGTTGGCGAGCGTGATGTTTTGGTGCAGTGGGCGGAGAAAAAAAGGGAAGATGGCGTTAAGAAATATTGGCAGGATAACAACCAAAAAAGCATCGATGGCAAACCCACCGGCATATTTTGATGAGCAGGGAATAATAAAGAGGTTAAGTCGCAAAACCTATTCAATTGTTTTTCCCACAGGGGATCTGGGTCAACGTGATGGGCTTGTCTACGAGGACCTTAATATAAAATTGAATCCAGATATCGGTTGGTCGTTTTCCATCCTGATGGTGGTGGGCTGACAGGACGCAACGACAAACTGAAATTCTTCCGCAAGATTCTGAATGTAGTCTTTGGAATGGGCAAACCGTCCTGTTTGTCTGAGTGAATAGTTTTCCCCTTCGCAACCCTCCGTGGAAAATAAAAAATACGAACCTTGCATCGCCCGGCTCTTGACCGTCGAAAAAAAAGCCGCAAGATTTCCAAAATAAACCATGACGTCCGTCGCCAGAAACAAATCATAAGTTTCAGAGGATTGATTTAAAAAGTTTAAGATCTCGCCAACGGACAGGGCATCGTAAATTTCTTTTCGTTTCGCTTCCGCAACCATTTTGGAGGATATATCTACTCCTGCCAGGCGATCCGATAAGGGACGGAACGCCTGGCCTGAAAGCCCGGTTCCGCATCCCAGATCAACCGCTCTCCTGAATCGGTAGTTCTTGCCTGCTAATTGGATCAGGTGTGTTTTCAGATCATTGGGAGCATTGTATTTGAGTTTGTCGACGAGTTGATTTTCAAAACTACCGGCGGCCTTGTCGAATAAACTCTCAACGTACTGAATGGGCGTGGTTTCGGTGGGGGTTCCGCGGATGGAATTCAGCATGTGCCGGGAAGAAAAACTTGCAGGGTCCAACTCCACCGCCCGCTGATACAACTCCGCCGCTTTTTCCTTCTTTCCCAGAGCGTAATAAATATTGCCAAGGTTGTTGTGGGCTTTGGCCAGATCAGGTTTTACGGCAATGGCCTTTTGGTAGGAAACCAGGGCGTCATTCATCCTGCCGACTTCTTCATAAGTATTGGCTAAATTATAATGAGCGTCCGCGTAATCGGGATATATTTTTAAAGCCTGCTGAAAAGATACGATGGCCTGTTCCAAACTTCCGAGCTCTTTGTAAGCAATGCCGAGGTTATTGTTTGCTTCAGGTTTAGAAGGGTCCAGATCGAGCGCAATCCGGTACGATAGAATCGCCGCCTCCAGATTGTTGACGCTATTAAATGCATTGCCCAGGTTGAAGTGGTAATCCCAGTCTCCGGGGTTGGTTTGGATGGCTTGTTGATAGGACGCAATCGCATTTTCAAAGTCTCCCAGTCTTGCATGGATGAGGCCAAGGTTGAAATGGGCCACATCCAGACCGGGCTCGAGAGATACGGCTTTTTGATAGGAGCCCATGGCTTCTTGCCATCGGCCTTGGCCTTCAAATACCTTGGCAAGGTTGTAATGAGCGTCCGCAAAATTTGGGTTGATTGTGAGAGCTTTGGCTATGAGTTCTTCGGCGCGGTCGAGTTGACCCAGTTGGAGTTCAAGCACTCCTGATAAGTGCAAGGCGTCAAAGTCGTCTGGAGCTTTGGCCAGAGCCTCATGGAAATAGGTTTTGGCCTCCTGCAATCTGCCGTTTTGAAAATTTTCGACGGCCAGGTGCAGTAATTTTTGCGTATCGACAAGAGGGTCACTCATGCAAAAAACACTTTCTTGATGGGCGATGAATCCCCATTGCAACCCAACCTTGCAAATTGTGGATTCAATTCAAATTGCTGCAATTATCATCCATTTTTGCTTTTTCGTAAAGCCTGGAAAAGCGGGCTATAAGGTGTCGGGTGGGAATGGAGGAGAATAGGGGAGATTTGGATGAGAAAAGTTGAGAAGTCTCATTACTGTGTGATTGCCTGTAGAAGAAAGTTCCCCTCGGGGGGGGAGCTACAAAACCTTCTGTATGGTTGTTCCAAGGTCAGCGGGGCTTTTGACCACCTTGATGCCGCATTTTTTCATGATCTTCATCTTTTCCTCTGCGGTTCCCTGTCCGCCGGAGATGATAGCGCCAGCATGACCCATGCGTCGTCCGGGAGGTGCGGTTTGCCCGGCGATGAACCCGACTACCGGTTTGGTGACATGCTTTTTGATGAAGTAGGCGGCTTCGTCTTCCGCCGATCCCCCGATCTCGCCGATCATGCAGATGGCTTTGGTGCCACGGTCTTTCTGAAACAATCCGAGTGCGTCTATGAACGTGGTGCCGATGATTGGATCGCCGCCAATGCCCACACAGGTGGACTGGCCGATGCCTAGCGCCGTCAACTGCCCGACAGCTTCATAAGTCAGGGTGCCACTGCGGGATATGATGCCGACGTTGCCCTTTTTGTGTATATGCGCCGGCATGATGCCGATCTTGCATTTTCCGGGGGAGATGACGCCTGGACAGTTGGGTCCCACGAGGCGGGAATCGGAATTTTGCAGGTAACGGTGGACTTCTATCATGTCGCTGGTCGGGATGCCTTCGGCGATACAGATGATCAGCGCAATGCCCGCATCGGCGGCTTCCAGAATCGCATCAGCGGCAAACGCCGGGGGAACGAAGATCATGGTGGCGTTGGCTTTGGTTTTCGTCGCGGCATCTTTAACGGTATTGAAGACAGGCACGTTGTCCAGAACGGTTTGACCGCCTTTGTTCGGCGTGACCCCGCCCACGACGTTGGTTCCATATTTCATGCATTGTTCGGTGTGGAACTGACCTTCACGTCCCGTGATTCCCTGAACGATCAACCGTGTATTTTCATCGACGAGTATGCTCATTGGATTGCTTTAACCACCTTTCTGGCCCCATCCTTCATTCCGTTTCCGATAACAAAATTCATGCCTGACTCTTTTAGAATTGCGTGTCCCTCTTCCATATTGGTCCCTTCCATGCGGACCACGATAGGAACCTGAACGTTGAGGGTCTTAGTCGCCGCCACCACGCCACGGGCGAGGATGTCGCAACGTAAAATGCCGCCGAATATATTGATGAAAATGGCTTTGACGTTCGGGTCCGACAGCAGAATGCGAAATCCGTTTTCGATCATCTCCTCATTGGCTCCACCGCCGACATCAAGAAAGTTGGCCGGCTCTCCACCAGAATGTTTGATAATGTCCATGGTGGCCATCGCCAGTCCGGCGCCGTTGACCATACAGGCAATGTTGCCGTCCAGCTTGATGTAGTTCAAATGAAATTTGGAGGCTTCGACTTCCAGAGGAGCTTCCTCATCGAGGTCGCGGTATTCAAGAGTGTCTTTATGGCGATACATGGCATTGTCGTCGATGTTCACCTTGGCGTCCAAAGCCAGTACCCGATTGTCAGAGGTTGTGACCAGCGGATTGATTTCCAGCATGTCACAATCTTCCTTAACAAAACATTCGTAAAGGTTGATGATGAAAGGCACTATTTTCTTCAGATGGTCGCCTTTGAGATTGAGCGCAAATCCGATCTTCCGAGCCAGGAAAGGTTTAACTCCGATCACCGGATCGATCACTTCTTTGAAAATTTTCTCAGGAGTGTTTGCGGCGACTTCCTCAATATCCATGCCGCCTTCTTCACTCGCCATGATGAGAACCCGGCTGGTTTGCCGATCGACCACGATGCTCAGATAAAGTTCCCTTTCGATGGGCATGCCTTCCTCAACCAAA carries:
- the ybeY gene encoding rRNA maturation RNase YbeY, yielding MDIQIQNDQEIHTVDTAKFKRQVKKILQTLECHDDELSILIVDDAKIRQLNHQYRNIDTATDVLSFPQNEGEDTEFISQMLGDVVISVETAHRQAMEHQFSLEQELVLLLIHGTLHLLGYDHERSLKEEKIMKEKTWDLFALIFPGKAPSESCQY
- a CDS encoding PhoH family protein; this encodes MAPTTKEIIIENNDLIPDIFGTHDVNLKLIEKKFNVRITTRGNQVKVTGSPDSIETVNRLLAQLQELFEGQTPPQNGDIKFAIRLIADDPNVDLKSIFTERVVLSPGRGYISPKGSAQSEFIKAAKQKDIIFAIGPAGTGKTYLAVALAVEGLLKNQFKKIVLVRPAVEAGEKLGFLPGDISEKIHPYLMPLYDALNDMLEASQVLQMVQDGIIEIAPLAYMRGRTLNDAFIILDEAQNSTREQMKMFLTRLGFRSKIVVTGDVTQIDLSSARDSGLIHVEKLLQDIEEIQFIYFTEKDVVRHELVKKIIRAYDKGDSPK
- the folE gene encoding GTP cyclohydrolase I FolE, which codes for MKDLIAKLLVDLGEDPSREGLQNTPERVEKSLKFLTSGYRTNIDELVNGALYQEDYDEMVIIKDIDIYSLCEHHMLPFLGKCHVAYLPKGKIIGLSKVPRIVDAFSRRLQVQERLTKQIAECLEEILQPKGVGVVIEAMHLCMSMRGVEKQSSYTTTSSMLRCFKSDARTRSEFLSLIRPQGNRS
- a CDS encoding 6-carboxytetrahydropterin synthase; this translates as MIYITRRLEFCASHRLFNPKFSDRENEETFGLCNNPNGHGHNYVLEVTVKGDIDPDTGMVLDLKTLKKLIHWEIIDKVDHKNFNMDVDFMKDVIPTAENIAIKFWELLESKIDNGTLHELKLYESERNYVVYRGN
- a CDS encoding zinc ribbon domain-containing protein — its product is MYEYQCDKCKKNFEFLQKVNDEPISKCEECGGPLHKCFNQMNFHLYGPGFYSTDNKRKYLK
- the ndk gene encoding nucleoside-diphosphate kinase, with translation MERTLAMIKPDGVYRNLIGKITDRIESNGFRVVGIKRALLPKSVAARFYYVHKDRPFYDSLCTFMSSGPVILMVLEHENAILGWRELMGATNPADAAEGTIRKEFGISLEENSVHGSDSPENAAFEVPFFFSQTEIFP
- a CDS encoding pyruvate ferredoxin oxidoreductase: MYYVAEVDKAICSSKNCSLCTTYCPESNCINYSDADKSAYISVDRCKSCEICVYICDEIAKNHAIKMRWIDSLDEGFVIKKTGIVVR
- a CDS encoding 2-oxoacid:acceptor oxidoreductase family protein produces the protein MAVKRYNVRMAGIGGQGVVTASHIISNAVVISGGHSSLVPFFGSEKRNAPVESYVRISNEVIYEIGEIIFPNVIMIFHPSVITLGKSYTMPFYTGLKKDGIIIINSRTPIPFSRDEQKEMDNMDAKVYYLPATEIANEVAKTELATNMAMCGAVAAVFGIPDLGSLAASVKDRFIGKGIVVSGGTAALDSAIEKKFAKKAKLMEANMKTLEASYKYMMDNGFAHPDAKYIELTKEQHAAAGVA
- a CDS encoding thiamine pyrophosphate-dependent enzyme, with translation MSFETLIPSPALKEFLPIEYKDLVDHGPYGKNKKVTDMGKFKEIIEEHPMCAGCAMTLFIRLMYIGMPNPEHTIVVGTAGCGRLALSQASVPFVYGNYGDTNAVASGLKRGLELRFPNQFKDVVVCAGDGGLVDIGFQGLMHSWFRHEKFATVLLDNEVYGNTGGQESGMTIQGKVLKMAPRGKKDEKMDMMGLAKVAKLDYIARLAPTNPARVARTIRRAILIAREFGATYVQAYTSCNIEYSIPTPDVMKDAFEIEKDRYGFEEIISDRAKEFLKDLEAKAKKDKKDKN
- a CDS encoding ferredoxin oxidoreductase, with the protein product MSNLTAQAEGKPVDWVPLGDKQKIVTPEEMFFKLPRETLFITGSEAARESIRRANVDIAISYPITPQSETMQQAGYLYDEGYIKEYYRGEEEIGVFSACAGASRAGVRTLTATAGPGLMRGMEAISSWPGARVPIVLLDMCRVINTPLAIQPDNIEMSFLINTGIILLHAENQQDFYDYPLVAFIVSEKVDVTLPVVVSVDGFFVTHARGQVSITPEEYKLPPRDGWKSAVPAMDNENPPARLSRDAPIQKSNFISYHMHSSWQQEVFAAVERSAKYLRKYLGGLVEIINPEAEDFIIASGSAVSQAREAMRQEAEQGRTVGLIKIKSIRPFPRAELIETLKNAKRILIPEFNQAGWLHKEVCATLYGNCDAIISAGPRVYGGMTMPTEMVLEWLAEARKQNS
- a CDS encoding DUF1841 family protein, with the protein product MDFDKETQVRILQVAAGREDGKTFEELDERIAHIMDLHPEFDEIWKQGELATYPQEINGKVVSPFVHTVLHVTVDRQITLGQPEFVPEAYNRLIDQGMEEHHALHAVMSIYAELHFANLRKGQQFDTLDYQSRLQYLSYEDSGSEGEG
- a CDS encoding pyridoxamine 5'-phosphate oxidase family protein, coding for MSKQISKLDEPLKEFITNQHIFFVGTAGVEGRVNISPKGMDSLRVIDSKKIVWLNYTGSGNETAAHVLECQRMTLLFCAFEGKPQILRVYGKARAVHPHDAEWETLLGLFPALPGARQIFSLDIESVATSCGYSVPFYEYVGERDVLVQWAEKKREDGVKKYWQDNNQKSIDGKPTGIF